Part of the Paludisphaera borealis genome, GACGGTGACGACCGGCAGGTTGACGTGGTTGTGGAGGTCGCCGTCGCTGATGCCGCTGCCGTAGAGGACCACCGAGTTGTCGAGCAGGGTCGAGCCGTCGGCTTCCTCGACCATCGTCATCTTCTCGATCATGTACGCGAGGATCGAGATATGATATTGGTCGATCGCGCGGAGCTTGCGGTTTTTCTCGGCGTCCTTGGCGTGGTGGGATAGCTCGTGGTGGCCGTCGGTGAAGCCGAGCCACGGGTAGTTGCGGTCCGACGCTTCCTTGGTGAGCATGAAGGTGGAGGCGCGCGTGCTGTCGGTCTGGAAGGCGAGGACCATCAGGTCGCACATGAGGCGCAGGTGCTCGTCGAAGTCGTCGGGCACGCCTGATGGGCGGGCGAAGCCCTCGCCGGGGAGCTTGACCGAGGCCCCGGCGCTCTGGATGCGCTGTTCGACCTCGCGGACGCCGGTCAGATACTGATCGAGCTTGCGGCGGTCGGTCGACGAGACCCGGCGGCGGATGCGGTCGGCGTCGTCGAGGACGTAGTCGAGCATGCTCTTGCGGTAGAAGTCGCGGTCGGCCACGGTCGACTGCGTGAGGCTGTTCGTCCCCTCGGTGAACAGGCGGTCGAAGACGGCCTTGGGATTCATCTCGTAGGGGGCGGGAGAGGTCGGCGTCCGCCACGAGATATGCGTCTTGTAAGCCCCGCTGTAGCCGAACGCGTTGCCCGACCGGGCCGATTCGCAGCCGAGTTCAAGGCTGGGGAACCGGGTCTGGCGGCCGACGTGCCGGGCGTAGACCTGGTCGACCGAGACGTCGACCCGGACGGCGTCTTGCGACTTGTACGCCTGGGCGCCGGTCAAGAAGCTGGCGGCCCCCTGGCCGTGGCCGCAGCCCTCGGTGTCGCCGTTGGTGAGCGCGGTGTTGTGGGTCAGGCCGTGGTAGCAGTTCAGGTATTCGCGGGCGAACGCCAGCGGTTCGAGCGTGGCGGGCAGGTCGACGAGCGCGCCTTCCCGGCTCGGGAACCACGTCGGCAGGTGGACGCCGTTGGGGACGTACCAGAAGCACATCCGGACCGGCGGCTTGACCGCCGCCGCGCCCGCCGGCGAGGCCGCCCGAGCCACCGTCGCGAGGCTCTCCATCCACGGCAGCGCAAGCGCGGCGCCCAGGCCTCGGAGCAAGGTTCGACGGGTCGGTTGCATCGTCACGTTCATCCCTCCCGGTTATGAAGGAACTTTCAGGCGTGCTGGACGAGAGGTAGAGGAGCGGAACGGATCAAGGGGCGACGCCGCGATACTGGAAGGCGCGGCTTTCGACGATCCCGAAGACGATCCCGCGAATCTTGTAGCCGTCGCCTGCGAGCCGACCGCGAATCTCTTCGACCGCGCAGTAGTCGGCGGGTTCCAGGCCGCGTCCAAGACCATAGGTTAGCATATTCTTCACGAGACACTGCGTGAATTTCTTGGTCGACGTCGAGCCGAGAATGTTCTTCAGCTCGCCGACGCCGGAGAATTTGCGACCCCCCGTCAGCTCGCCGGAGGGGTCGATCGGAAAGGTGCCGTCGGTCGACCG contains:
- a CDS encoding DUF1552 domain-containing protein, producing MNVTMQPTRRTLLRGLGAALALPWMESLATVARAASPAGAAAVKPPVRMCFWYVPNGVHLPTWFPSREGALVDLPATLEPLAFAREYLNCYHGLTHNTALTNGDTEGCGHGQGAASFLTGAQAYKSQDAVRVDVSVDQVYARHVGRQTRFPSLELGCESARSGNAFGYSGAYKTHISWRTPTSPAPYEMNPKAVFDRLFTEGTNSLTQSTVADRDFYRKSMLDYVLDDADRIRRRVSSTDRRKLDQYLTGVREVEQRIQSAGASVKLPGEGFARPSGVPDDFDEHLRLMCDLMVLAFQTDSTRASTFMLTKEASDRNYPWLGFTDGHHELSHHAKDAEKNRKLRAIDQYHISILAYMIEKMTMVEEADGSTLLDNSVVLYGSGISDGDLHNHVNLPVVTVGKGGGALRTGRNFTCRPETPMSNLLLSLLQQAGVAVDHFGDSTEPLPGLAV